In Candidatus Hydrogenedentota bacterium, a single genomic region encodes these proteins:
- a CDS encoding FliH/SctL family protein, which yields MARIIKCWEPDSVAYPSYQREALELLGPGLRQNSGDLALDPRQIIDEARKEAELKVREAYAEGLRRGTEAGRAHFEESVGKAAEALESAASAIQAAHEQFLQSLEPQVAALAAAIAKRIVRREPSVDPERVRTTVREALGHFEKSERITLRLSPADLAAMEAQNIRLLDEFTAIENLEVVADETVAPGGCVAESEYLEVDAQIDTQLQKIFDDVLE from the coding sequence ATGGCACGAATAATCAAATGCTGGGAACCGGATTCGGTTGCATATCCTTCCTACCAGCGGGAGGCCCTCGAACTGCTCGGTCCCGGCCTGCGCCAGAACTCGGGCGATTTGGCCCTGGACCCTCGGCAAATCATCGACGAAGCGCGAAAAGAGGCCGAGTTGAAGGTGCGAGAGGCGTATGCGGAAGGGCTTCGCCGAGGGACCGAAGCGGGCCGGGCCCACTTCGAAGAGTCCGTCGGAAAAGCGGCCGAGGCGCTTGAGAGCGCGGCGTCGGCTATTCAGGCGGCGCATGAGCAATTCTTGCAGTCGTTGGAACCTCAAGTCGCCGCTCTTGCGGCGGCTATCGCGAAACGCATCGTTCGGCGCGAGCCTTCCGTGGACCCGGAGCGCGTGCGGACGACCGTTCGGGAAGCGCTTGGCCATTTCGAGAAAAGCGAACGGATTACCCTGCGGCTGAGCCCCGCCGACCTCGCCGCGATGGAAGCGCAGAACATACGGCTTCTCGATGAGTTTACCGCGATAGAAAACCTCGAGGTCGTGGCCGACGAGACAGTGGCTCCGGGGGGATGCGTGGCGGAATCCGAATATCTGGAAGTGGACGCCCAAATCGATACACAGCTCCAGAAGATATTCGACGACGTCTTGGAGTGA
- a CDS encoding FliI/YscN family ATPase, whose translation MATINLDRYQLRAQECEPVCVYGRVVDVVGLTVEATGPAMRIGDLCYVQPRDPADKVPVEVVGFRGKRILLMPLGDMNGIAPNSLLIPTYKPQTVHVGDALLGRVIDSMGMPLDDGPVPKTTERAPLTAVPPRPLERTRIETPVATGIRAIDACITCGKGQRMGVMSGSGIGKSKMIGMIARNTSADVNVIGLIGERGREVREFVEGDLGPEGLARSVVVVATSDEPALRRVKGAYMATAIAEWFRERGADVMLMLDSITRFAMAQREVGLAIGEPPTTKGYPPSVYSLLPKLLERAGTSPQGSITGIYAVLVEADDINDPIGDAVRSILDGHIALSRDLATRGHYPAIDVTGSVSRCMIDVVSEEHQRLAREVRRVLATYRDAEDLVNIGAYVGGSNPEIDRALKLMPKVRLFLQQGLYEESPFEEIERLMRNALQG comes from the coding sequence GTGGCGACTATAAACCTTGATCGATATCAACTTCGTGCGCAGGAATGCGAGCCCGTTTGCGTATATGGGCGCGTTGTCGACGTCGTCGGGCTCACGGTGGAAGCCACGGGCCCTGCCATGCGCATCGGGGACCTGTGCTACGTGCAACCCCGTGACCCAGCCGACAAGGTTCCCGTCGAGGTGGTGGGGTTTCGCGGAAAGCGGATCCTTCTCATGCCCTTGGGCGACATGAATGGAATCGCGCCCAACAGTCTCCTGATCCCGACCTACAAACCCCAGACGGTGCATGTGGGAGACGCACTGCTCGGCCGGGTTATTGACAGCATGGGCATGCCTTTGGACGACGGGCCCGTGCCGAAGACGACGGAACGGGCGCCTCTGACGGCTGTCCCGCCCCGGCCGTTGGAAAGGACGCGCATCGAGACGCCGGTGGCCACGGGTATCCGCGCGATCGATGCGTGCATCACCTGCGGCAAGGGTCAGCGCATGGGGGTGATGTCGGGAAGCGGTATCGGCAAGAGCAAGATGATCGGGATGATCGCGCGTAATACCAGCGCGGACGTCAATGTTATCGGCTTGATTGGCGAACGGGGCCGCGAGGTGAGGGAATTTGTCGAGGGTGATTTGGGACCGGAAGGCTTGGCCCGGTCGGTCGTTGTGGTTGCCACCTCAGACGAGCCGGCCCTCCGGCGCGTGAAGGGCGCGTATATGGCCACGGCCATCGCGGAATGGTTTCGCGAGCGCGGGGCCGACGTGATGCTCATGCTGGACTCGATTACGCGCTTCGCGATGGCGCAGCGCGAGGTGGGGCTGGCCATCGGGGAACCTCCCACGACGAAGGGGTACCCGCCATCGGTGTATTCGTTGCTGCCGAAACTTCTTGAGCGCGCCGGCACCTCGCCCCAAGGGAGCATAACCGGCATCTATGCTGTCTTGGTCGAGGCGGATGATATCAACGACCCGATTGGCGACGCTGTGCGCAGCATCCTCGACGGTCATATCGCGTTATCGCGTGATTTGGCGACTCGAGGCCATTATCCCGCCATAGACGTTACGGGGAGCGTCAGCCGGTGCATGATAGACGTCGTAAGCGAGGAACATCAGCGCCTGGCGCGCGAAGTGCGCCGGGTGCTTGCCACGTATCGTGATGCAGAAGACCTGGTGAATATCGGCGCCTACGTGGGAGGCAGCAATCCGGAGATTGACCGTGCGCTGAAACTCATGCCGAAAGTGCGTCTGTTCCTCCAGCAGGGACTCTATGAGGAGTCCCCGTTTGAAGAGATCGAACGGCTGATGCGAAATGCGTTACAGGGTTAG